The window ATTGGTTGGACGTTTATTAGTGGTGCGGAGCAAGCGTGGGTCGCTGACGAACTGGAGAACAAAAAATTGGATCAGGTATTCCTAAAGGGGGCACAATACAGTTCCCTTGGTGCATTTTGCGGAATTATTGTCAGTGTACTCATTGCTACTGTTTTTTCTGTACAAATGACCATTTTGTTTGCTGGATCTTTATTAGTACTATTAGCGATCATCACGCTAATGGTTATGCCGGAAACGAAATTTGTGACGATTTCCCGAGAGGGCAATTCTAGTATTAGACAGATAGTATTAGCCGTAAAGGGTGGCGTGTCACAAATAAAGGGAAATACAGTGTTATTTGCAATTGCGGCTATCACATTATTATGGGGGCTTGCTAGCGAAGGTTTTGACCGGTTATGGGGCGCCCATTTCATTGAAAGTTTCAGTCTAGCAGAGGAAGACTCCATATACTGGTTTGGAGCCTTTTATGCCATTGCATTTTTACTAAATATCGCAGTGCTGAAGGTTGTCGAGATTTATATGAAAGGTCGCTATGCAACGATTTTGTTGCTGATTAATAGTTTATTATCTTTAGCTATGCTGTTTTTTGCATTTACTGAAAATTTTTTGATTGCGGTATTATTATATTGGGTAATTGCTACACTACGAAATATCAATTATCCAATAATGAGTGTGATGATAAACGAGCGATTGCAGTCACAAGGCAGGGCTACTGCACTTTCGATGTTCGGTCAGATAGACGCGCTAGGGCAGGTAGCTGGAGGTCCTCTTGTAGGAATCATTGCGCTTTATACCTCAATTAATGGAGGTATTGCTTTTTCAGCAATTTTGATTATCCCCACGTTGTACTTTTTATGGAAGATAAGAAAAGTAGCTTGAGAAAGTAGGGGTTAAACTGGAATAATAAAATTTGGATAAAATTATATGATAATTTTGATGATATGCTAGATGAAAATAGTTTTTGATGTAAGAATTCGATATAAAAATAACATAATAAATAAAAAAAGCGCAGTAATCCCTAATACTTGGGGTTACTGCGCTTTGTCATCATTATTTCCGTTAAACAGTTGAGTTAAGGTACATGAATTTTAAGGTTAACTGTTCGTACGGGTGCTCCGTCTTGATAGAATGCCTGATGAGCAATGACTTCCTTACTGACTAATGGATTGACAGAAGGATTGTCAACACCGAATAACACGACGTTTGTGTAATATCAATCCTCATAGCGCAAGTCTAAACAATTACGCTTGGCGTAATTGTTTTTTTTAGATCATTTCTCTAAATGGGTTTTTATCGTTGGATTACTCTCGAATACAAAATATCATTTACAACATAAAAATAAATGTGTTAACATAAAAAACAATTAAGTTAACACAAAAGAGAGGGGGGCAATGATGCAGCACTTTTGGGTAGTTGGCACAGATACAGATGTCGGGAAAACATGTGTGACCACATTATTAATGCGTCAGTTACAATCACAAGGTATTCGTGTGACACCGTACAAACCGGTTCAAACAGGGGAAGTATTTGAAAATGGACAAGCCTATTATTACGATTCAACAATGTATGAAACGTATTCTTTACAACCATTAGAACGAGCAAGTTTGAACGATTATTCATTTAAAGAGCCTGCTTCACCACATTTTGCAGCTCAACTAGAAGGGCAGCAAATTGATACGAAGCGCATTTTACAGCAAATTAACCGATTACAACAAGTGGTTGATGTTTTAATTTGTGAAGGTGCCGGTGGGATTTTTGTTCCGCTTGATGCTAATGGAGAGATAACGTTGCTTGATGTAATTATGGAAAGTCAGTTGCCTGTTGTGGTCGTAACGCGGACAAAGCTTGGGACAATTAATCACACCATGTTGACGTTAGAAGTATTACAGTCAAGAGGAATTGAAGTGCTAGGGATTGTCTTTAATGGCGATACAGGAAGTGCGATGGACCGTAATAATATTGAAACTATTTT is drawn from Solibacillus sp. R5-41 and contains these coding sequences:
- a CDS encoding MFS transporter → MNIKNIYYFITSSRAFIIQMVFTLNAIYYVSQAGLNPLQLVLIGTILELSILLFEMPTGLVADFFGRKKSLVIGTFIIGAAHLLEGSVPEFWSIAVGSALWGIGWTFISGAEQAWVADELENKKLDQVFLKGAQYSSLGAFCGIIVSVLIATVFSVQMTILFAGSLLVLLAIITLMVMPETKFVTISREGNSSIRQIVLAVKGGVSQIKGNTVLFAIAAITLLWGLASEGFDRLWGAHFIESFSLAEEDSIYWFGAFYAIAFLLNIAVLKVVEIYMKGRYATILLLINSLLSLAMLFFAFTENFLIAVLLYWVIATLRNINYPIMSVMINERLQSQGRATALSMFGQIDALGQVAGGPLVGIIALYTSINGGIAFSAILIIPTLYFLWKIRKVA
- the bioD gene encoding dethiobiotin synthase — its product is MQHFWVVGTDTDVGKTCVTTLLMRQLQSQGIRVTPYKPVQTGEVFENGQAYYYDSTMYETYSLQPLERASLNDYSFKEPASPHFAAQLEGQQIDTKRILQQINRLQQVVDVLICEGAGGIFVPLDANGEITLLDVIMESQLPVVVVTRTKLGTINHTMLTLEVLQSRGIEVLGIVFNGDTGSAMDRNNIETILQYHPKPYAIIPQYKEFSKVMDHSITNTSLFGRLYQHDTKII